The genomic window GGTCTTGTCGACGCGAGCAACAAAGCCATGAACGACGGCATGTTTATTTCATACGGCAAGTTGTGGCGGGGACGGTGCTACAGGGGGGAGCGGCAAGTCATGAATGGTTGTTTGCGGCTGAatcgggcggcgggggggggggggggggggggggcgactggCCTAAAGGTCGGCCGACCGGCGCCTAGCACTGGCCTTCTTTTAGGCCTGGTACTTTTGTGCTAAAATATgttttttttcaattttgttttGTTTGAGGATCGTGTCCCGTCGGGTTTTCTTGAGGGAGTTCACTCCGGAGGTTCCCCATAGCAAATGTCGCTCAATCGTTCGCGCCTCGGCTGGAGAAAGATTCGTTCAAACTAGGGTCTCCCCAGTCGAAAGACAGATAGTTATCCGTTTTTGCTATTTCTCGTGTACCTAGAAATTTCTCTAGCGTTAGTTACCTTCTTCCTTCCTTCTAGCACCGAGACCTCGCAGGAGAAGAgagcccactatctatcttagggtgggGTGCAGGATCGCCGGAAGTCTTCCCTGGTGTGGCAGAGcatagagggatggtcggggcagcGGGAGGGCGAGACGGTGCGCGGTAGCGCCTGCCGGCCTTGAGTGGTGGAAGCCGGCGGTTAGGGTGGGGTAGGATGGGGGCAtcgtgaggaggaagaagggaggaAGACGATGAACAGTTCCTAGATCTATTCTGGGCGGTTGGATGATGATCTGACGGTCCATATTAGAAGTGACTCATCCACTGGTTTTTTTTGTCAATTAACTGACGAGTAGAGGCTCCCATAGTTATCCCTATCCGGGTcctaaaacaaaacaaaataaacttGAGAAGGAAGGCAACGTCGGTTAGTTAGTACTACTACAATATAGACGCTTCACCGGCTCGATCTGGGATTAGTTTGCAAGGGTTCCGGCCGGCCGCGATGGGACGACACTCCCAGATCCGTGGTGGGCGCGACGACCGCCTGAGCAAGCTCGACGATGGCGTTCTTGGCAacatcctctccttcctccccaccaagGAGGCCATGCGGGCGACCGCGCTCTCCACCCGGTGGCGGGACGTCTTCACCAGCGTCCACACGGTTTCTCTAGAGCAATCGGAAGGCACCGTCTCCCTCGCCAACGGCGTCAACGACGTGCTCCTCGCCCGATACCGCCACGGCCGCGCCACCGTCCCGATCCGCTCCCTCCGAGTGGCCTTCCGCTACTACAGTGACGGGATGAACGACCTCGACTCCATGATTGACCGGTGGATCTCGTACGCCATCCAGCAGAGTGGACCAGAGCTCCACCTCGACCTGCGCCTCCGCGCCGATGAAATCTGCGGCCGCGGCTACTCCCTCCGCAGCGCGGCCGAGGAGAACCAGCCCGGCGTTCAAGACGACGAGCGTGCCAGCAGCAGACGCTCCGCTTGCAGTTCGGACGATGAAAACCGCGAGGTCGAGTCGCTCCTTCATGCCCTGGAGGGCATCGCCCTGGACGCCATCTCCGACGACGAGGTTGAGACGACCCCTCCTCCCAAAAGACCATGGCTACGGCAGCAGAAGGACAAGCTGTACACTGTTCCACGATCTGTCTTCTCCTGCGCCGCGCTGCGCACACTGTTCCTCGGGTGCTGCAAGCTCGACCCGCCGGCGGGCGGGACCAACCTGCCGTCCCTCAAGGCGCTGGTCCTGACCCATGTTGCCGACTCGGCCAGGAAGATTCAACGGCTCATCTCCAGCTGCCCGTTCCTCGCCGACCTGACGCTAGAGGCCTGCGCCAGAGTGAGGGAGCTCTCCGTGCTCGACAAACGCCTCCGCAGGCTGACCCTGCGGTGTTGCCACCGGTTGGCGAGCGTCATCATCGATGCGTCGGAGCTGCGCGCCTTAGAGTACAGGGGTGACGTGCCCGCGCAGCCATCGTTTCTGACCATGCACCACGGCCCGCGAAGCCTCTTGTCATGCAGAGTCGATTTATGCGGCGGGGAGCTAACGTCGGAGGAGGATCTCACCCACCTCGACGAATTCCTCCACCACTTTGGACCCACGGAGCATTTGCACCTGACGTCCGCCCGCCTGGGCTCCGGCATCGACAACGACGCCTTCGCCACACGGTTCCCGACGTTCTTGAAGCTTCGCCACCTTGAGCTCACGGGCTCCCTGCCGCACGACGACGATACCCACGGCAACGCCGTCGTCGCTGCGGTGGCAAGGATCCTGGGGCATGCCCCCAACCTGGAGGTGCTCACGCTATTCTTCAAGGCGCCGCCTCGCGAGAAGCCAGAGCGCTACGGCATCTACAAGGAGGAGGAGTTTCTGGACACGCACCATCTCAAGTATGACTGCGACACCATTGTCCTGCAGACGCCGCCTGCCGACCTGCTGCCCCCCTGCCTGAGGGAGATCAACCTGGTGAACTACCAGGGCGGCAGCGCGCAGAGGAAGCTGGCCAAGTTCCTACTCGGGAACGTTGCCCGGCTGGAGGCGCTATACTGTGGATTTGCCGAGGGGCCGCTATGGATACAGAACAAGCTCATGGATGAGATGAGAGGCTGGGCCATGGACAAGATTGAGCCAAACGACATGATGTTCATGTGACCGAACATGCATTGATACGATGCTAGTAGATAATTAGTGGGGAGCAAAACAGGGCAATATTCATATGGACTTGTTTCTCTTCCTAGAGTTGCTCTATATGAAAGATCAGAAACAAATCGAATATCAAAGGAATTTATCTCCTCCCACCCGGGAAAAAAACCTTATAGACTGCTGCTGCTGCACAAGTCAATAGTGGCCGCTTCTATCAGGGACTTTATCCTGTTCCGCTGAGCATTCTGTAATCGGTTTCTAATTCTTCAGAAAATCTAGTCTAATCTTTTAGCGAAATGGTATGCTTCTTAGATTTCCCAATTCCTCTTTTAAAATATCAGTATAACATAAGCTATACTGTGAGCAAGTTCTAGATGAAACAGTTTTGAAAAGCCAAGTGTCATAGAGCAGATCAACATGCCATAGAAACAGTGTTAGTGAATGAATCAAGAGAGGAGAATATACCTGAATACTGGAGTTGCGAGCAAAGCTTGTTTCCCCGTGTCCTCGATTCATATGCACCATCCTGTTTGGAGGCCATGGCTTCACTTAGAAACCTCCAGATCTTGAATCAGCACGAACCAAATTATGATTGCAATTATGACAATGTACTGGAAGTTCAATATTTTATTTTTCTATGATCAATGTGGATGTATTTTCTGGGCTTTCTGGCTACTTATTGGCAGCAATAGTAGGGTGTATCAGCATGTGCTTCCTTATTTTTAATCTTGGGACCAGCAGATGGAAAGGCTGAAAAATTCGTGAAATCAAGATAAAGATATTAACAGACAATCTTATGACTAGCTGTTCTGGATACTTGGGCCCAACAATGGGGTGAATGTGCTTATCATAATGCTGGATGAAAGGTTAGGTCAAATGCAAATCAGGCTATTAAACATCGACAACTTGCCACTGCTAGAGCTTCTTACAGGTCAAATTCTGAATAGAAGGAGGATCTACACTGTACACGTCAAGACGCTAACGATTCCCCCCTCAATGTATCCATGTGGAGTTGCTTTCTCATATTGCTCTCTTGCCGACATGGTCTGTGAAACCAGCAATACAAAATCAATTCCCATGGGAACAAAATCAAATCACATCAACGCAGAAAGGTAACAATACTTACTTTTTGCAGAATATTGCTAAGCGCCAACAGGTTGAGCCTGAGCCTGAGAAGGGAAGAAGCAGGGCTAAACACCAGATGTTGGATCTGCAGGAGCCAGATTAGGACGGCAATGCTCACAAAGTACTGGAAGTTGAGTACTTGTTTATGATTGCTGGGATGTCATAACTAACAGCATGCTTCTTGTTGACAGATGGTGGATCGTCAAAAGGGATGTATTTTCTGGGCTTCGTGCTGCTTATCAGCGAAAAGAGTACGGTCAGTTTGTTTTCTTATCTTGAATCTTCAGACCAGCAATCGAAAGGCTGAAAGGTTGGCTAAATCCATACAAGGATACAACTAACAACCTGTCACTAGCCGAGGCATTATTTGCTTCAGATTGGCAGACTTGTCAATCTGATCTGATCGAACTGATCAGTATCcaatgaaaaaaaaaacatttcAGACATTAAAGAGCAGCACATAAGCAACCTTTTGTTTTGGAGTGGTGCACACTTTTGTATATATATATTTACAGTAACTATGAACTTGATATGGTGTTCTATAGTCCTGGACACTGGAGAAAAAGCAACTGCATGCATAACTAATGCATCAGTCCTCCATCCCATGGACACTGGACACTGGAGAACAAGCATACTGCAAACTGAATAGCATGGAAATATAGACGGCAAAATACCATGACAAAACATAAAAAGCTATACTCAGCAGAACTTCAGTGCCGGACTCAATTGCATTACGAAATACTACCTCTATCCCAAATTATATTTCTTGTCTAAAGAAGTGAAATGATTTTTTCAGCGAGTGCTTGCCTTTTATATTTTCTTAAAGAAAAAACGAATAAGCAAACTAGCCTCACATGTAAATTGCACACTACTTCCTCCCCCTCCCTCTGTTTCTTTCATCTTCCCAGCTTGGCATCCATGGACGTCATCCACTACCCGGTCCGCCCATGGTGAAAGCTTTCGATTACCTGAAGAGCATCTTCACAGTTTTAGTCTCTGGCATTTGCTCGAGCACCTTGCGAGCATCGCACAACCAAGTCAGTTCAGCCGACAAGCGATCCATCCGCCGCCCCCTCACCGACCTCACGACTGCTCCTCTTTTGCTTGCTgctccccgccggccgccgccccctcGCTGACAGTCATTTCTTTTCATTCCCCCTCGCTTTCTTTTTTCGTATTCGTCGTTGGTTGCCGTTGAGATGGCCCGTGGTATTCAGCTGTAAACGAGTGTGGGCCAAGCCCAGCCCGCTTGGTTACGAATGAGAAGAGGTGGCCTAGGCCCAGCCCGAATGCCTCTGCTATTTTCGGGAAAGACCTAGCTCCGCCGCCGTCACCACCACTCCTCTTTGCTCTGCTCCTGGAACGGATCGAGAGCTCCCCGCCGGCGACCATGGCGGAGcccgcaggagcaggagcaggagcagaagCGACGCCTCTCCTCCCAGGCCTCCCGGACGACATCTCCGTCTGGGAGATCCTCGTCCGCCTGCCGCCCAAATGCGtcctccgctgccgcgccgtcTGCCCCGCGTGGCGCCGCGCCACCTCCGCCCGCGGCTTCCTCCTCGCCCACCACGCCCGCCAGCCCGCCATCCCCCTCCTCTACGGCTACAACTACGCGTCCCTGGACCTCCTCCCCTTGGACTACCGGGCAGGGGTCGTCGCCGTCGACCAGCTCCGGTCCGTCGCTCGACTTGCACACGACTCCTACAGCCTTGATGACTGCTTCATGCTCGAGGCATGCTGCGACGGCCTCCTCGCCCTTACTGCCCACTACCCGCCCAAGCTCTCCATCTGCAACCCGGCAACTCGTCAGTACGCTCCCCTTCCGCAGCTTGATGGCTTCAAGATCCTGGGGATGTACCCTCACCTCCCTACCGGCGAGTACCGACTACTGCTATACCCGATCCCCGTTGAAGCTCAAGGTGGCTTCTACATCTCCACATTGGGCTCAGGCCAGCCGCCGAGGCACATAGGGTTTCCTGAGGCCAAGGAACTGAGGCGCTCCTCCGTGTCTGTCCTGTTCCGTGGTAGCCTGCATTGGTGCATACGCAATCTGATGATGGCATTTGACACCACCGCTGAGTCGTTCCGGCAGGTGCGCTCTCCGGCTGGTCCTGGCTACTCTAACCTGATTGAGATGGGTGACATGCTTGGCATCTCCAGTCTTAGTGACAAAGCAGCAAGCGTTAATATCTGGGTGATGCAGGACTACGAAGCCGAGGTTTGGGCCTTCAAATACCGGGTTGAGTTGCCGGTCGCAGAGATCAGGGTGCAATTTGGAAAGTCTGACAATTATTGGAATGTGGTCGCCGTGCCTTGGGATGGCGATGTGCTCTTACTCGTCAAATTTGATGACTGTCTGCTTCAGGTTGACATTCATGGCAAGCTGGTTTCCAGTTTCCGTCGCAGAGACCTTGGTCCTACAAATCTTCAGATCAAGCAAACTCTTGTTCAACATGCCTTCTTTCCGACACTAGAGGGCTATGTTGTGAACTCTTCGCCTTTGGTCTGACAGAGTCAGTTGTGGTTCTGAACGACCCAACTGTCAGTATCCTCATGCGCTGCAATATGTATGCCTTTGGGTTCACTATGAGCCGGTTAGTTTCATTTTGATGTAtgcaaactatgatcaagaagttcCGACCTTTTCATGGTTTCACTATGAGCTGGTTAGTTTCATTTTGATGTAtgcaaactatgatcaagaagttcCGACCCTTTCATGGTTTCAAGAAATCTGTACTTGTGTGAATATCCTTTTGGGCTGAAGTGGCTATCCTGCATGTTGATGCTAAGTTTACAAGTCTCTGCTTATTTAACTGCAGAATCAACTCTTCCTTTGATAGAGGTCTTCATTTTTACTGATTACCCGGTGCTCTTCTTAATATTAAATATTTAGAAAATGTACATTTGATTTCTGTTTCTATGTTTTGTTTTAGCTGACGATGAAATGAGGCAGATTATCCTCTTTTCATTATAGTCAACTGTTCAGTGAGATGTTCTGTTGCAGTTCATTCTTCTTCATGGTTCCATTGCATCTGTTAGGTGTTAAAACATACTGTTATAAATCTTCCTTTTGCATTGCATCGCATGGAATTATATTGATCTCTTCACTTTATCTCCCAACATTTTAAGGGGTGGAGAAATGAACCCTGTATTGATAAGCAGAAGAAAGGTTATTGTTGTCAGGCTCAGGTCCCATATTGTGTAACTGCCAGCCATGTTCTTATTTTCTGTGACCGGCGCAATGCGTATGAATTGGGTCCAGCATGTGCCGGCTAGTTTCTTTGATGGTTATGATCAAGCTGTGACTGTTTCATGGTCACATGAAATTTGTTTTTGTGTGAATATCATTTTTGGGCTGAAGTGGCTAGCATGCTGATTCAAAAAATTATGGAGTCGTTTTGGCCAGTTTTTTGAATAGTTGCCAATTGATCTGTACTGTGTATCTGTTTTCCTTTGAAGTGAAGAACTGAGTTTGGTTTTTGAATCGAGATTCTCTTCTTTCTTAAAGATCATACAGTGGTTTCTTAATGCTAAATATTTAGCGGATATACACTGGTTTCCTGTTCCGAAGTTTTGTTGTAGCTGATGATGAAACGGCCTAGCTGGTAGCATCCTCATGAGCTGCAATATCAAGTTTCAGCCTACAGGCTTCTCTGTTGATTCATATAAAGTTGTGATCAACAATCTCCTGCAAGAAGTTGTTTTTCACTGTCCTCAAGCAATGTTCAAGAGTGAAGGTTCGCTGAATCATTTTATCAAgtgctccctccgtcccataatataagatgttttggcaaGCTGTTTTATACAAGATGTTCAAGTagtttgcaaaaacgtcttatattgtgggatggagggagtacaattttgtcCGAGTCTATGCATTTTCGTCTCAGAACCATCAGTGCCTTTATCTCTGTCCAAATTCCGTTGCTACCGGGTCAAGCAAACTCTTGTTCAGCATATCTTCTTTCTGACACTAGAGGGTTTTGTTGTGAACTGTTTCTAAATGGCCCAACCACTATGAGCCAGCTAGTTTCATTTTGATGCATAGATAGATAAGTTATGGCTGTGTTATATTACTCCGAATATCCTTTCGGTCTGAAGTGTCAGCCATGAGCGTTGATGCTAAAATTATGTCTCTGTTTATTTAACCGAAGAATCACTTTTCCTTTTATTGGGCTGCTCTTTTTTATCGATTCCGTGGTGCTCTTCTTAAAACCAAGTATTTACAAAATGTACATTTGATTTTTGTTTCTATGTTTTGTTTTAACTGACGATGATATGAGGCAGATCATCATCCCTATTGACTAGCAAGCTGCACCTGAACTTTACAATAACTGGGAGCACTAGTTTTATTGAAATATTGCATTATAGTCAACTTCTCAATGGGATTTTCTGTTGCAATTTGTTCTTGTTCATGATTCCATTGCATCTAGTTAGGTGTTAAAACACACCAATATAATTCTGCCATCGCGCTGCCTGGTTTGGAAATCATATTTTTCATGTCACTTTAGGTGCTTTCCATTTTGAGGAATCAATGCTTCATGCGATGTTCAATAATAACGTAAGCTCTAGAAATGAAATTGTACTGATAAGCAGAAGAAAGGTTATAATGGGCAGGCTCGGAGTACGCGGAGACAGCCGTGTTTCAGGTACCACTAGCAATGTCTTGAGAGCAAAGGAATACATGTCAAATTTTCAATCATGGCCTGGATAGATAGAAACTATTAATTCCTCGTGGAAAAGGAGGATTCGATCGAATGAAAAGAATTCAGAAAACACTATCTGCtaccaacaacaacaaaaaacactatctgcttgtttttcattttttttttctcTTTGTCTAACCAGCCCACGATCTGAATACGAGGCGTCCAGAGCCaaggctccgcctcctcctcctcctcctccaagaaaggaagttagggttcgtgcctcgccggcgccggcgcaggtccgcctcatctccggtggccctagggccatggaggcgcggtggatcctggcaagggccggcgggagggctccgtttttagtcgtttttttcaatcttgttagggtttgtgtcctactcaggaaggcgagacggcggcggctccctgaagatggaataaaggtctcttTGCCTAGCCCtcgttccggcggtgcgtctagcatcgttggtgggcctgtggaggtgtgtctccggcagatctatctttggtggatttgctcggatctcgtctttgtttgtctacgttcgtgtgtcttcggtttggatccttccgatctacgttatttttcatcggggcggttgctgttctgaggtgctggtcctatgggaccttagcacgacgacttcccgactgtctactacgacaagttgtgcccggctccggctatggaggggcgatgacggcggcgcgcctttgactcgcttcggtgcttgtagtcgtcgctaggtgatctatgaatctggatgtaatttttatttctggtattcattgtgctgccatgattgaagatgaatagattggaagttttttcgcaaaaaaaaaacactaTCCCCTTCTCGTTGAAACAACCAAGGCGCAAAACAGTTGTCAGCTCCAGCACAAAATCAACACTTCCAGGTCCAGTGAAGCATCATTCCAAGCAGTACACCCGCGGCTAAAATTCAAACACAAAACACGTATGGACTTAGAGCGACTACGACGCAGCGACCTAAACGGACACCGATTTTGTCTGTTTTTTGTCCGCGTCCGTCTTTTCGTTTGGGTCGGCCGGTGCGCCTAACAGGAGTCAGATGCATTTTAtggctaattttttttaaaaataatacattttttatattaaatttcagaaatattaCGCCGTAAttatatttttaaaaaatattaccCAATAGGCCTACTGCTCACCGATTGGATCCAGTCGGCCTACTGTTGGCCGATTGCCCCCCAGTCGGCCCACTGCTGGCTGATTGGATCCAGTCGGCCCACTGTTGGCCGATTGGCCTCAGTCGGCCCACTGCTGGCCAATCGACACCCAGTCTGCTTCCTCTAGGCCGACAGGTGCATGCACCCATTTATCTGTTAAAtagttatttaaaaaatgttgaagaagtatttgaaaaatatgttgatcatgcatataaaaatgttattcaagcatttaaaaaaatattgaacaagtattttaaagatgttgaacaaatatttgaaaaatgttgaataggtatttgaaaaatattaaagaagcattaaaaaatattgatcatgt from Triticum aestivum cultivar Chinese Spring chromosome 3B, IWGSC CS RefSeq v2.1, whole genome shotgun sequence includes these protein-coding regions:
- the LOC123071856 gene encoding uncharacterized protein, yielding MAEPAGAGAGAEATPLLPGLPDDISVWEILVRLPPKCVLRCRAVCPAWRRATSARGFLLAHHARQPAIPLLYGYNYASLDLLPLDYRAGVVAVDQLRSVARLAHDSYSLDDCFMLEACCDGLLALTAHYPPKLSICNPATRQYAPLPQLDGFKILGMYPHLPTGEYRLLLYPIPVEAQGGFYISTLGSGQPPRHIGFPEAKELRRSSVSVLFRGSLHWCIRNLMMAFDTTAESFRQDYEAEVWAFKYRVELPVAEIRVQFGKSDNYWNVVAVPWDGDVLLLVKFDDCLLQVDIHGKLVSSFRRRDLGPTNLQIKQTLVQHAFFPTLEGYVVNSSPLV